From one Synechococcus sp. WH 8016 genomic stretch:
- a CDS encoding MoaD/ThiS family protein, translating into MTKSPERTLQVLLFASLRDQAGWDEQSVFLPDKDVVTAEDIWDQLKLGPRPASVQISINQRLVSSLTPVQIGDEVAFLPPFTGG; encoded by the coding sequence ATGACGAAATCTCCGGAGAGAACACTCCAGGTGTTGTTGTTTGCTTCGCTTCGAGATCAGGCTGGCTGGGATGAACAGTCTGTGTTTCTTCCTGACAAAGATGTTGTGACGGCTGAAGACATTTGGGATCAGTTGAAGCTTGGACCTCGCCCTGCGTCTGTGCAGATCTCGATTAATCAGCGGTTGGTGAGTTCGCTGACCCCTGTGCAAATAGGGGATGAAGTTGCGTTTCTTCCACCCTTTACCGGAGGTTGA
- the moaB gene encoding molybdenum cofactor biosynthesis protein B: MALSIALLTISDRRTRAEDTSGDALEQRLTAAGHQLSDRRICPDDRYQIRSELSQWIADPSVDVVITSGGTGLTGRDGTPEAIAPLLDKTIDGFGELFRVLSYESIGTSTLQSRCLAGVANGTIVFVLPGSLDAVQTAWDRLISSQLNANTLPCNLVQLLPRLREASWKEKVDPD, encoded by the coding sequence CTGGCCCTCTCAATTGCTCTCCTCACCATTTCCGACCGACGCACCAGGGCGGAAGACACCAGCGGTGATGCACTCGAACAACGTTTAACGGCAGCAGGGCATCAACTCAGCGATCGGCGTATCTGCCCTGATGATCGTTACCAGATCCGCTCAGAACTCAGTCAGTGGATTGCCGATCCAAGCGTTGATGTGGTGATCACAAGCGGGGGAACAGGCCTGACAGGCCGAGACGGTACCCCAGAAGCGATCGCCCCATTGCTGGACAAAACCATCGACGGTTTTGGTGAACTCTTCCGGGTTCTTTCCTACGAGAGCATCGGGACCAGCACCTTGCAAAGTCGATGCCTGGCAGGCGTCGCCAACGGAACCATCGTCTTCGTGCTTCCCGGTTCTTTAGATGCCGTTCAAACAGCTTGGGACCGACTCATCTCCAGCCAATTGAATGCAAACACCCTTCCTTGCAACCTCGTACAACTTCTGCCGCGATTACGAGAAGCATCCTGGAAAGAAAAGGTGGATCCCGATTAG